A section of the Streptomyces xinghaiensis S187 genome encodes:
- a CDS encoding DUF6507 family protein: MSGWDISTSGVQFVTSLVEDAMDDVAKDVKAYASDVESAAASAGTISGPYCGAAPTGAIGAALALFVEGTAEEVLFLGARAAKSVNGAREATACYALADLDMAAEAQRRALAAPKVDPPGGDQGGGGREGRQK, encoded by the coding sequence ATGAGCGGGTGGGACATTTCGACGTCCGGTGTGCAGTTCGTGACCTCGCTGGTCGAGGACGCGATGGACGACGTGGCCAAGGACGTCAAGGCGTACGCGAGTGATGTGGAGAGCGCGGCGGCCTCGGCCGGCACCATCAGCGGCCCGTACTGCGGGGCGGCTCCGACCGGGGCGATCGGTGCGGCTCTGGCGCTCTTCGTGGAGGGGACCGCGGAGGAGGTGCTCTTCCTCGGGGCGCGGGCGGCGAAGTCGGTGAACGGGGCCCGTGAGGCCACCGCCTGCTATGCGCTGGCGGATCTCGACATGGCCGCCGAAGCCCAGCGCAGGGCGCTGGCCGCCCCGAAGGTCGATCCGCCGGGAGGGGACCAGGGCGGCGGCGGCCGGGAAGGGCGGCAGAAGTGA
- a CDS encoding HNH endonuclease translates to MSDVAGFKAWSFLITGDERQFQGNDGYEDVAEESYSYDSTVGNYRRVKPGDLVVVRNSYEALGVGYIEELETVPDQEKLRSRCPACRSTNFKERTTEKPRFRCSQCGTKFGQPKEELIRVTTFRAHYGGSWQPLEGCLDKNQLAEISLSRSDQQSIKAMDLERTLIAIAACGVRLPPQQGPAKPRRQHPLELPGGRRRTTTAARLGQDAFRRALVHQYGMICAATGPSPAETLEAAHIRPFARTERHRVEEGVLLRADIHRLFDSGLLTFSTDFKVCIAPSLFGHPTYMALQGNRMHLPERAVLDRDAVKEHHSLTTSTW, encoded by the coding sequence TTGTCGGATGTCGCAGGCTTCAAGGCTTGGTCCTTCCTCATCACTGGTGATGAGCGGCAGTTTCAAGGAAACGACGGCTACGAGGATGTAGCCGAGGAGAGCTACAGCTACGACTCCACCGTAGGCAACTACCGTCGGGTGAAGCCCGGCGACCTGGTGGTCGTTCGGAACAGCTACGAGGCCTTGGGTGTCGGCTACATCGAGGAGCTGGAGACAGTACCGGACCAGGAAAAACTCCGGAGTCGCTGTCCAGCTTGCCGAAGCACCAACTTCAAAGAGCGGACCACGGAGAAGCCTCGCTTCCGATGTAGTCAATGTGGCACCAAGTTCGGCCAGCCAAAGGAAGAGCTCATACGGGTTACCACCTTCCGGGCCCACTACGGAGGGTCGTGGCAGCCCTTGGAGGGATGCCTCGATAAGAATCAGCTGGCTGAGATCAGCCTGAGCCGGTCGGATCAGCAATCGATCAAGGCGATGGACCTGGAACGGACTCTCATTGCCATCGCTGCATGTGGTGTCCGCCTTCCGCCTCAACAGGGCCCTGCGAAACCGAGACGTCAGCATCCACTGGAGCTGCCCGGGGGGCGTCGACGCACGACAACCGCCGCCCGGCTTGGCCAAGATGCTTTCCGTAGAGCTCTTGTCCATCAATACGGGATGATATGCGCCGCCACCGGCCCCAGCCCAGCAGAAACCCTTGAAGCCGCACATATAAGGCCATTCGCCAGAACCGAGCGGCATCGAGTTGAGGAAGGGGTGTTGTTGAGGGCCGACATCCATCGTCTCTTTGACAGCGGCCTGCTGACTTTCAGCACCGATTTCAAGGTGTGTATCGCACCAAGCCTCTTCGGCCACCCAACATATATGGCGTTGCAGGGCAACAGAATGCATCTACCAGAGCGGGCCGTTCTGGATCGAGACGCAGTCAAGGAGCATCACAGCCTGACCACCTCTACTTGGTGA
- a CDS encoding tetratricopeptide repeat protein, giving the protein MWERVEQSKQDSDVAYFHDLMLLGEFLVKLLTSAVLASVGNDRDRQRYKLEYQLVRADGIGDWSRALEEAISGPANAHILPEARPLVRELTENFLTGEASWQRVAIDNLSAACQEIDSDIEQATRKTNLQWWVRNFATLRNRTRGHGAITIRKCSTAAPLLEVSVLSLMTGCAALSIPWIYLHRNISGKYRLSAISGDSSDFSYLKSEKDHAYADGIHIAFEEKLVRLPLIHSDVDIHDFYIANGGYREGKGGSGSTYEALSYITDTRRRESAESYQTPPNLLPPSETEGYPDLDLEGKSFANIPPSLKDYIKRPDLESEVLSLLQDDRHPVVTLVGRGGIGKTSLALEVLHRVAQTGHYFAILWFSSRDIDLLPSGPKPVRPAVLSKEDIAKQFVGLMNPAESKVKGFKAVDYLANALAERDESRRLLLVFDNFETASHPLELYQFIDSHVRCPNKVLITTRMRDFKADFPVEIRGMKRVEFEDLVMSTSRKLGIEDLLTVSYVESLYDETDGHPYFVKILLGDTKREGKAIPVGRLFLNKEDSLRALFERSYGVLSPAAQRVFLTLSNWRSLVPRLALEAALIRPQNENMDVDDALSQLERYSMIEVLTDDDGSQFLRTPMTAAFFGQSKLKVSPFRPLVLADTQLIQQFGPMQVTDVSKGMLPRIERMIRVIASLRQSGKDYQPQIRALEYVAGRYPEAWLRIADFHLEGSRDDWDKARTSIERLLELDETNVSAWRKLIYVNQRLGDPLQELNARIVLAEMPDVDYWEIANAASFFAHTQRNQSLQFDPEVRAMMISNLTHLMESRKSEATPTELSRLAWLYLYSKDVAKANEVVTEGLQRDPTNPHLVKLDEKLRESPDVN; this is encoded by the coding sequence ATGTGGGAACGAGTTGAGCAGAGCAAGCAGGACTCCGACGTCGCATACTTTCACGACCTGATGCTCCTCGGCGAGTTCCTGGTTAAACTCCTCACATCGGCAGTCCTAGCAAGTGTAGGAAACGATAGAGATCGACAAAGGTACAAGCTTGAGTATCAGCTAGTTCGAGCTGACGGTATCGGCGATTGGTCAAGAGCCTTGGAAGAGGCAATTTCTGGACCTGCAAATGCCCATATCCTTCCTGAGGCGCGGCCTCTCGTTCGTGAGCTTACCGAGAACTTTCTGACCGGTGAGGCTTCGTGGCAGAGGGTAGCGATTGATAATCTCAGTGCTGCATGCCAGGAGATTGACTCAGACATCGAACAAGCTACCCGGAAAACAAATCTTCAGTGGTGGGTAAGGAATTTCGCCACCCTGCGCAACAGGACGCGCGGCCATGGCGCCATCACCATTCGTAAGTGCTCGACCGCAGCACCGCTTCTCGAGGTATCCGTCTTGTCACTGATGACCGGCTGCGCAGCACTTTCGATCCCATGGATCTATCTACATCGCAACATTTCAGGAAAATACCGCCTGTCCGCAATTTCAGGAGATTCATCTGATTTTTCATACCTCAAATCAGAAAAGGATCACGCATACGCAGACGGAATTCACATTGCCTTCGAAGAGAAACTCGTACGCCTTCCTCTCATTCATAGCGACGTAGACATTCATGATTTCTACATCGCGAACGGGGGATATAGGGAAGGCAAGGGGGGTTCCGGGTCAACCTACGAAGCGCTTTCATATATCACGGATACCAGGAGACGTGAAAGCGCGGAGTCCTATCAAACACCCCCCAATTTGCTACCACCCAGCGAGACGGAGGGATACCCCGACCTCGACCTTGAAGGAAAGTCATTCGCCAACATTCCGCCCTCTCTGAAGGATTACATCAAGAGGCCGGACCTGGAGTCTGAAGTTCTCTCCCTCCTCCAGGATGATAGGCATCCAGTTGTTACTCTTGTTGGAAGGGGTGGCATCGGAAAAACTTCGCTCGCTTTGGAGGTACTTCATCGCGTTGCGCAAACTGGTCACTATTTTGCGATTCTGTGGTTCAGTTCTCGGGACATCGACCTGCTCCCCAGCGGTCCGAAGCCCGTCCGGCCGGCAGTCCTGTCCAAGGAAGACATCGCCAAACAGTTCGTAGGGCTTATGAACCCGGCTGAGTCGAAGGTTAAGGGCTTTAAGGCGGTTGATTACCTGGCAAACGCTCTAGCCGAGCGGGACGAAAGCAGGAGACTGCTTCTGGTTTTCGATAACTTCGAGACCGCCTCACATCCCCTTGAACTGTATCAGTTCATCGACTCTCACGTTCGGTGCCCAAATAAGGTCCTTATCACTACCCGAATGCGCGACTTCAAAGCGGACTTTCCCGTTGAGATCCGAGGAATGAAGAGGGTGGAGTTCGAAGACCTCGTGATGTCAACCTCGCGTAAATTGGGTATCGAGGACCTCTTGACCGTTTCGTATGTCGAATCGCTCTATGACGAAACTGACGGACACCCATATTTCGTGAAGATTCTTTTGGGAGACACGAAACGAGAAGGTAAGGCAATTCCCGTTGGGCGACTCTTCCTCAACAAAGAAGACTCCCTAAGGGCTCTTTTTGAACGATCGTACGGGGTGCTATCTCCAGCGGCACAGCGCGTTTTTCTGACGCTGAGCAACTGGCGATCTCTAGTCCCTAGGCTTGCCCTGGAAGCCGCTCTAATTAGACCTCAGAACGAGAATATGGACGTTGATGACGCCCTGAGTCAGCTAGAACGCTACTCAATGATTGAAGTTCTAACGGACGATGACGGATCCCAGTTCTTGCGGACACCGATGACCGCCGCGTTCTTTGGCCAAAGCAAACTCAAGGTGAGCCCATTCAGGCCCCTTGTGCTTGCTGACACTCAATTGATTCAGCAGTTTGGCCCCATGCAAGTTACCGATGTCTCGAAGGGGATGCTTCCCAGAATCGAACGAATGATTAGGGTGATCGCCTCCCTTCGCCAATCTGGCAAGGACTACCAGCCTCAGATAAGAGCCCTCGAGTACGTCGCGGGTCGCTACCCGGAGGCATGGCTGCGGATCGCCGACTTTCACCTAGAGGGTTCTCGCGATGACTGGGATAAAGCACGGACCAGCATCGAAAGGCTGCTGGAGCTTGATGAAACTAACGTTTCAGCATGGCGCAAACTGATCTATGTAAATCAACGGCTGGGTGATCCCCTTCAGGAGCTCAATGCTCGTATCGTACTGGCCGAAATGCCGGATGTAGACTACTGGGAGATTGCGAATGCGGCAAGTTTTTTCGCCCACACGCAAAGGAATCAATCTCTTCAGTTCGACCCAGAAGTAAGAGCCATGATGATTTCCAATCTGACTCACCTTATGGAAAGCAGGAAATCCGAGGCGACTCCGACGGAACTTAGTCGACTAGCATGGCTTTACTTGTATTCGAAAGATGTCGCCAAAGCCAATGAGGTAGTGACAGAGGGGCTTCAGCGTGATCCCACTAATCCTCACCTAGTAAAACTCGACGAAAAATTGAGAGAGTCTCCTGACGTTAACTGA
- a CDS encoding DUF6177 family protein translates to MTKDVIALTPKMPDLRTLLAGLHAGGPDLGVNTLADGAVIQLCAADGRPLVSVEAPLLVQVPGETDRLLGAGAGAGTGPGLPDGPVWWTEARASTAVAEGGRLAGSFAGRLAHVLDGAVWPPEAASTEVVPLSSDITAIPVPPTSVPAVDVLTTRAAVVIQDRPVVAMTSWLSDALRSATAGDRALQIVTQPTTRLTLPTRTALHGHPNRWVVQDRDNGYYDGLSGARLHWQGGIFTPLTDADGNTSLAEAFTAPADTGERQLVLSLHTRRPADENVVLGTALETAWQHLTGAAPAGWSTAEPVNLPWSTRSLTDFARRRAPHPTWLIAIGHPERPALATLRVTRTPGGIEEAVTLTLGYAEDEPPPLDAIEPLAEALVTEHGLTTLLTSLRTARRDLSVPPHFEPPPIPVSFTLGPDETKHIEDTRALHPPLALTPAHLGPAARPGLHYHLGDGTDPRTWSMLQHLTQRLKPA, encoded by the coding sequence GTGACCAAGGACGTCATCGCCCTCACCCCGAAGATGCCGGACCTGCGCACCCTGCTGGCAGGCCTCCACGCCGGCGGTCCCGATCTCGGGGTGAACACCCTGGCCGACGGGGCCGTCATCCAGCTCTGCGCCGCCGACGGCCGTCCCCTGGTCTCCGTCGAAGCACCGCTTCTCGTCCAGGTCCCCGGCGAGACGGACCGCCTCCTCGGAGCCGGAGCCGGAGCCGGCACGGGCCCCGGCCTCCCGGACGGCCCGGTGTGGTGGACGGAGGCCCGCGCCTCCACGGCCGTCGCCGAGGGCGGCCGGCTGGCGGGCTCCTTCGCCGGACGCCTCGCCCATGTCCTCGACGGCGCGGTGTGGCCCCCGGAGGCGGCCTCCACCGAGGTCGTCCCGCTCAGCTCCGACATCACCGCGATCCCCGTACCGCCCACCTCCGTCCCGGCGGTCGACGTCCTCACCACGCGGGCGGCCGTGGTCATCCAGGACCGTCCCGTGGTCGCCATGACCAGCTGGCTCTCCGACGCCCTCCGCAGCGCGACGGCCGGCGACCGCGCCCTGCAGATCGTCACCCAGCCCACCACACGCCTCACCCTGCCCACCCGCACCGCACTGCACGGCCACCCCAACCGCTGGGTCGTCCAAGACCGGGACAACGGCTACTACGACGGCCTCTCCGGCGCCCGGCTCCACTGGCAGGGCGGCATCTTCACCCCCCTCACCGACGCCGACGGCAACACCTCCCTCGCCGAGGCGTTCACCGCCCCCGCCGACACCGGCGAACGCCAGCTCGTCCTCTCCCTGCACACCCGCCGCCCCGCCGACGAGAACGTCGTCCTCGGCACCGCCCTGGAAACCGCCTGGCAGCACCTCACCGGCGCCGCCCCCGCCGGCTGGAGCACCGCCGAACCCGTCAACCTCCCCTGGTCCACCCGCAGCCTGACCGACTTCGCCCGCCGCCGGGCGCCCCACCCCACCTGGCTGATCGCCATCGGCCACCCCGAGCGCCCGGCCCTGGCCACCCTGCGCGTCACCCGCACACCCGGCGGAATCGAGGAGGCCGTCACCCTCACCCTCGGCTACGCCGAGGACGAGCCCCCGCCGCTGGACGCCATCGAACCCCTGGCCGAAGCACTGGTCACCGAACACGGCCTGACCACCCTGCTCACCTCACTCCGCACCGCCCGCCGCGACCTGTCCGTCCCCCCGCACTTCGAACCCCCGCCCATCCCCGTCTCCTTCACCCTCGGCCCCGACGAGACCAAGCACATCGAGGACACCCGCGCTCTCCACCCACCCCTCGCCCTCACCCCCGCCCACCTCGGCCCCGCAGCCCGCCCTGGCCTCCACTACCACCTCGGCGACGGAACCGACCCCCGTACCTGGAGCATGCTCCAGCACCTCACCCAGCGCCTGAAACCGGCCTGA
- a CDS encoding immunity 49 family protein, protein MTVRIDRHGLPTGPDAERFAERLDETVAEEIDDLEESSELIDMAFSGSVLSLHARCVVDPRAAAVETWEAAVNAMQLGSALFAVTGVSEGRVECRINRKVRSLPATGPMSTADAGNWLTAFWLAVICRERQRMTQLCEVPLERLRSPEGQYDEYIYHWVDTLQTYWLRRPGLVEKLTATFEASDPSVARIAPKDLLQGLLYPPINLFYHFVRRDEAGFSPALVEALKLHQAYWTLTEERVTDIDGSIALGPLAIASLAYDGELPIEVESEYLPKHLLQHSWLGEFPT, encoded by the coding sequence GTGACCGTACGCATCGACCGGCACGGGCTGCCGACAGGACCGGACGCCGAGCGCTTCGCGGAGCGGTTGGACGAGACCGTGGCCGAGGAGATCGACGATCTCGAGGAATCCTCAGAACTGATCGACATGGCGTTCAGCGGCAGCGTCCTGTCCCTCCATGCTCGCTGCGTCGTCGATCCGCGGGCGGCGGCGGTGGAGACGTGGGAGGCGGCGGTCAATGCGATGCAGCTGGGTTCGGCGTTGTTCGCTGTGACGGGGGTGAGCGAGGGGAGGGTTGAGTGCCGTATCAACCGGAAGGTGCGCAGCCTTCCGGCGACTGGTCCGATGTCGACGGCGGATGCGGGGAATTGGCTGACGGCGTTCTGGCTGGCGGTGATCTGCCGTGAGCGGCAGCGGATGACGCAGTTGTGCGAGGTTCCGTTGGAGCGTCTGCGGTCGCCGGAGGGGCAGTACGACGAGTACATCTACCACTGGGTGGACACGCTGCAGACGTACTGGCTGCGGCGGCCGGGGCTGGTGGAGAAGCTCACCGCCACGTTCGAGGCGTCGGATCCCTCCGTGGCGCGGATCGCGCCGAAGGATCTGCTGCAGGGCCTTCTCTATCCGCCGATCAACCTCTTCTACCACTTCGTGCGCCGGGACGAGGCAGGCTTCAGCCCCGCCCTGGTGGAGGCCCTGAAACTGCACCAGGCGTACTGGACCCTGACCGAGGAGCGGGTCACGGACATCGACGGCAGCATCGCCCTGGGCCCCCTCGCCATCGCCTCCCTCGCCTATGACGGGGAACTGCCCATCGAGGTGGAATCGGAGTACCTGCCCAAGCACCTGCTGCAGCACAGCTGGCTGGGCGAGTTCCCCACGTGA
- a CDS encoding transposase family protein gives MTPPHRKFKKNVPDWYEEMYERQRKAHSSRRIRVEHGIAHLKNQRALPRHLGRREHMSHTVQAVAGLLSHQQPADLTSARQACTSSLATSSTPHHQPCKSS, from the coding sequence GTGACACCACCGCATCGCAAGTTCAAGAAGAACGTTCCGGACTGGTACGAGGAGATGTACGAGCGGCAGCGCAAGGCGCATTCCTCACGGCGTATCCGGGTCGAGCACGGCATCGCCCATCTGAAGAACCAGCGTGCTCTGCCCCGCCACCTCGGTCGCCGCGAGCACATGAGCCACACCGTCCAGGCCGTCGCCGGACTGCTGTCCCACCAGCAGCCCGCGGACCTGACATCGGCACGGCAGGCGTGTACGTCGAGCCTCGCCACGTCCTCGACGCCTCACCACCAACCATGCAAGAGCTCGTGA
- a CDS encoding helix-turn-helix domain-containing protein: protein MPPRTTPTERQKRLGSELRRIRTAAGMSAEFAAGLLGVDRGKISNIESGVRGISADRLRTLACNCDVTDEPYVKALVEMARARTGWWERYRGILPQGLLDIAETESNAARIHGVNTVHVPGMLQTSEQAMAIFRAAVPPLPEHEVALRLALRAERQEVITGDKAIPYIAVIHEAALRMRFGGTDVARAQLEYLLEVSERDNVTVLALPFAHGAFPGAGQTVVYIEGPVPQLDTVQVDSSHGPAFLHAEGQLAKYRAQLDLLEGLALPPEQSRDFIRDIARQL, encoded by the coding sequence ATGCCCCCGAGGACGACCCCCACGGAACGGCAGAAGCGCCTGGGAAGTGAACTGCGGCGCATCCGCACCGCGGCAGGCATGTCCGCGGAGTTCGCGGCGGGCCTGCTCGGCGTGGACCGGGGCAAGATCTCCAACATCGAGTCCGGCGTCCGGGGCATCAGCGCCGACCGCCTGCGCACCCTGGCCTGCAACTGCGATGTGACCGATGAGCCGTACGTCAAGGCACTCGTCGAGATGGCTCGGGCACGTACGGGTTGGTGGGAGCGCTACCGAGGCATCCTGCCCCAAGGCTTGCTCGACATCGCAGAAACGGAAAGCAACGCCGCACGCATTCATGGCGTCAACACTGTGCATGTCCCCGGCATGCTCCAGACCTCGGAACAGGCGATGGCCATCTTCCGGGCTGCTGTTCCCCCTTTGCCCGAGCATGAAGTTGCTCTACGACTCGCGCTGCGCGCGGAGCGCCAGGAGGTGATCACCGGCGACAAGGCGATCCCGTACATCGCCGTCATTCACGAGGCCGCGCTCCGGATGCGGTTCGGCGGCACCGACGTGGCCCGCGCCCAGCTGGAGTACCTGTTGGAGGTCTCCGAGCGGGACAACGTCACCGTGCTCGCCCTCCCCTTCGCCCACGGCGCCTTCCCTGGTGCAGGCCAGACCGTCGTCTACATCGAAGGGCCTGTACCGCAGCTCGATACGGTGCAGGTGGACAGCTCCCACGGGCCCGCCTTCCTCCACGCCGAGGGTCAGTTGGCGAAATACCGGGCGCAACTGGATCTGTTGGAAGGTCTGGCATTGCCACCGGAGCAGTCCCGAGATTTCATCCGTGACATCGCGCGCCAACTGTGA
- a CDS encoding DUF262 domain-containing protein — MATETFSIDKRPLRDLLRQVEAGKIQLPEFQRGWVWPWPNIASLLASVSLNYPIGTVMLLQGGGDVRFKYRPIEGAVPDGRVQPESLVLDGQQRLTSLFQSLAMDSPVETQDERKRRVSGWFYVDMAKALDENEDREDAIRFIPPSRKVVNFRGEVLEDYSTRELEYRHRVFPLRCLFDNSWGDGFARHWGFAPDAMELWYGFRDGFIMSFGLYHFPVIELGKDTPRQAVCQVFEKVNTGGVTLTVFELLTATYAADEFDLRHHWLECRSAWDAPEYAILRDVSNTDFLQAVTLLATAERRRREVEAGTDEERLPRIGCKRKDMLALSLEDYRRYAPDVVAGFKAAARFLRRQFVFDTRFLPYGTQLIPLAAIFALAGTDAESAGAQEKLARWYWCGVFGELYGGTTETRFNLDLPDVVDWIHGSAQEPRTVTQAQFAASRLLTLRTRQSAAYKGIYALLLKAGAADWRTGEKAEVSVYFDEAMDIHHIFPQAWCQKNGHERSVYNSVVNKTPLTARTNRIIGGHAPSEYLQRLAKAAETSPEGVEQRVRTHLADPGLMRADAFDAFFEERRKVLQDHIAAAMGKPVVDDHIPGQRPEAAIRAAENELDAGASAPVKP, encoded by the coding sequence GTGGCGACCGAGACGTTCAGCATCGACAAGCGGCCCCTGCGGGATCTGCTGCGGCAGGTCGAGGCGGGGAAGATCCAGTTGCCGGAGTTCCAGCGCGGCTGGGTCTGGCCCTGGCCCAACATCGCGAGTCTGCTGGCCTCGGTGTCCCTCAACTACCCGATCGGGACGGTGATGCTGCTCCAGGGCGGCGGGGACGTCCGGTTCAAGTACCGGCCGATCGAAGGGGCGGTCCCGGACGGGCGGGTACAGCCGGAGTCGCTGGTCCTCGACGGGCAGCAGCGGCTCACCTCGCTGTTCCAGTCGCTCGCGATGGACAGCCCGGTGGAGACCCAGGACGAGCGCAAACGCCGGGTGAGCGGCTGGTTCTACGTCGACATGGCCAAGGCGCTCGACGAGAACGAGGACCGTGAGGACGCGATCCGCTTCATCCCGCCCTCACGCAAGGTGGTGAACTTCCGGGGCGAGGTCCTGGAGGACTACTCCACACGGGAGTTGGAGTACCGGCACCGCGTCTTCCCGCTGCGGTGCCTCTTCGACAACTCCTGGGGCGACGGCTTCGCCCGCCACTGGGGTTTCGCACCGGACGCGATGGAGCTCTGGTACGGCTTCCGGGACGGCTTCATCATGTCGTTCGGCCTTTACCACTTCCCGGTCATCGAACTCGGCAAGGACACCCCGCGCCAGGCCGTGTGCCAGGTCTTCGAGAAGGTCAACACGGGCGGAGTCACCCTCACCGTCTTCGAGCTGCTGACGGCGACGTACGCGGCCGACGAGTTCGATCTGCGGCACCACTGGCTTGAGTGCCGTTCCGCCTGGGACGCGCCCGAGTACGCCATCCTGCGGGATGTCTCCAACACCGACTTCCTCCAGGCGGTCACGCTCCTCGCCACCGCCGAGCGGCGCCGCCGGGAGGTGGAGGCCGGTACGGACGAGGAGCGCCTGCCGCGTATCGGCTGCAAGCGCAAGGACATGCTCGCGCTGAGCCTGGAGGACTACCGGCGCTACGCGCCCGACGTCGTCGCCGGCTTCAAGGCCGCCGCCAGATTCCTGCGCCGGCAGTTCGTCTTCGACACGCGCTTCCTCCCGTACGGCACGCAGCTCATCCCGCTGGCCGCGATCTTCGCGCTCGCCGGCACGGACGCGGAGAGCGCGGGCGCGCAGGAGAAACTGGCCCGCTGGTACTGGTGCGGAGTGTTCGGCGAGCTGTACGGCGGCACGACCGAGACCCGGTTCAACCTCGACCTGCCCGACGTCGTCGACTGGATCCACGGTTCGGCGCAGGAACCCCGCACGGTCACCCAGGCACAGTTCGCGGCGAGCCGCCTGCTGACCCTGCGGACCCGGCAGAGCGCCGCGTACAAGGGCATCTACGCGCTCCTGCTCAAGGCGGGCGCCGCGGACTGGCGGACGGGGGAGAAGGCGGAGGTCAGCGTCTACTTCGACGAGGCAATGGACATCCACCACATCTTCCCGCAGGCCTGGTGCCAGAAGAACGGTCACGAGCGCTCCGTCTACAACTCCGTCGTCAACAAGACACCGCTGACGGCACGCACCAACCGGATCATCGGCGGCCACGCACCGTCCGAGTACCTCCAGCGGCTCGCCAAGGCGGCCGAAACCAGCCCGGAGGGCGTCGAGCAGCGCGTCAGGACCCACCTCGCGGACCCCGGGCTGATGCGGGCCGACGCCTTCGACGCCTTCTTCGAGGAACGGCGGAAGGTGCTCCAGGACCACATCGCGGCGGCGATGGGCAAGCCGGTGGTGGACGACCACATCCCGGGCCAGCGGCCGGAGGCGGCGATCCGGGCGGCGGAGAACGAGCTGGACGCGGGCGCCTCAGCCCCTGTGAAGCCGTGA
- a CDS encoding transposase: protein MHLRHGATRDVLACWFGVDRSTITRAICEMRPLLAERGCTVSPGLRSRTLAEVVDHLGAGGTGIVDGTEIGVRRPAVGRKDRDKSISGKSKQHAVQTMVLTDADGRMLFCSPTRPGGCADITHARQLGLVKLLADGPAVEISPMPATRAWAPRPADGW, encoded by the coding sequence GTGCATCTCCGACACGGGGCTACGCGCGATGTGCTGGCCTGCTGGTTCGGCGTGGACCGCTCCACCATCACCCGCGCCATTTGCGAGATGCGACCGCTGCTCGCCGAACGAGGATGCACGGTGAGCCCAGGACTTCGGTCGCGGACGCTGGCCGAGGTCGTCGACCATCTCGGTGCCGGCGGGACCGGGATCGTGGACGGCACCGAGATCGGGGTCCGGCGGCCGGCCGTCGGACGCAAGGACCGGGACAAGTCCATCTCCGGCAAGAGCAAGCAGCACGCCGTCCAGACCATGGTGCTCACCGACGCGGACGGCCGGATGCTGTTCTGCAGCCCGACCAGGCCCGGAGGCTGCGCGGACATCACCCACGCCCGCCAGTTGGGGCTGGTCAAGCTCCTGGCGGACGGTCCCGCGGTGGAGATCTCGCCGATGCCGGCTACCAGGGCCTGGGCGCCCAGACCGGCGGACGGGTGGTGA
- a CDS encoding ATP-binding protein yields the protein MPEIPLVPAHWRFPAHPTSVGHARHAVAASLPQALRPHFRDDLGLLTSELVTNAIRHGACREEEELIELVLWPADGHYWLAVSDPGTGKPTLTHPDANSESGRGLLLVDTLATAWTVRPRPTRGTSVIVGLSYRRGG from the coding sequence ATGCCCGAGATCCCCCTCGTACCCGCCCACTGGCGCTTCCCCGCCCACCCCACCTCCGTAGGGCATGCCCGCCACGCCGTCGCCGCCTCGCTGCCGCAGGCACTCCGGCCCCACTTCCGCGACGACCTCGGCCTGTTGACCTCCGAGCTGGTCACCAACGCCATCCGCCACGGCGCCTGCCGGGAAGAAGAGGAGCTGATCGAACTCGTCCTGTGGCCGGCCGACGGCCACTACTGGCTCGCCGTCTCCGACCCGGGCACAGGCAAGCCAACACTGACCCACCCGGACGCGAACTCCGAAAGCGGCCGAGGCCTCCTCCTCGTCGACACCCTCGCCACCGCCTGGACCGTACGCCCCCGCCCCACACGCGGAACGTCCGTAATCGTGGGACTCTCGTACCGCCGGGGCGGTTGA